Sequence from the Ictalurus furcatus strain D&B chromosome 25, Billie_1.0, whole genome shotgun sequence genome:
tttttgttccgtgccaacatgtaaataaaataaacaaaaaaaaaataaacaagataaataaacaagatattggggcgGGGGTGgggtactatgaaatgcacagttctgagacactatatacatatactgtgaAATTAGTACATgttgtgtttagaatggttatagcttttgggaaaaaatattcttaaatctattagtccttgttctgatgcacctgtaacgtctccctgagggcaacagattaaacagatcagagccagggtgagagctgtccttaatgatagtttttcctctgctgaggcaacgggaggtgtaaatatccatcagggaggggagagggcagccagtgatcttctgtgctgctcttattactctctgaagcctctccctgtctgccgcggtgcagctaccgtaccacaccgtaatacagtatgtcagcaggctctcgacggacgagcggtagaaggtcagcagcagattggggtccagatgtacttcctgagaaccctcaggaagtgtagccgcgtttgagccttcttgataaccgctgtgatgatgtccgtccaggagatgtctgcagagataaggacgcaagaaaccggaaggtgtggaccctctccacacactcaacattaatgtaaagtggggccagctcagtgttgtgcttcctgaagtctacaatgagttccttggttttcttggtgtttagagccagattgttctttgaacaccaggctgccaagttcaggacctcctctctgtaggctaccTCATCTCCCTTTGAGATGAGTTTgaccactgtggtgtcgtcagcaaactCGACGATAAGATTATTATTGTGGAACGGACTACTGCCGtatgtgtagagacagtacaggagggggctcagcacacagccctgtggagaacctgtgctcaacgtgcgagtggaggagaggtggggtccgagtctcactgtctgcgaccggttggtgagaaagtcctttatccaggcacatgcgaggggggggaggggcaagagtgaccaatttggtgatgagcATATCCggaatgattgtattaaaagccgaactgtaatccacaaaaagcatccggacgtagctctgttgctgctctagatgtctcaacacggagtggacagctacggcgatagcatcctctgtggatctgtttgcgCGATAAGCAAACTGATAAGGATCGAAGtctggggggaggtagtccttgatgtgctgaagaaccaatctctcaaagcacttcatgataactggagtgagggccacaggaggataatcatttaggctagtggtgggagacttctttggcactggaatgattgtggctgattttaggcaggACGGGATGACTGCTTGTGCCAGGGAGCGATTGAAGattctggtaaagatgtgggcaagctggtgggcgcacgatctgagcaccttaccaggtactccgtctgggccagcagccttcctggggttcactgccagaaacatccgtctaacatcgtgttccctcacagtaagtagagtggtgcaggaaccAGGAGTGGATGGAGGCAGGGCTGGACTGGTGCGGGAGCCAGATGAGGGTGGAGGTAAGGctggagcagatgagtgctgttgttgtgatgtttcaaagTGAGCACAGAAGCAATTTAGCTCTTCTGCCAGCatcgcactcaggtctcctgttgTCGCATCACGGCCTCTGTAGTTTGTGATGTCTTGTATGCCCTGCCACACCTCTCGTTATTTTTACTGGACAGGTGGGACTCTATGCTCCTCTTATGGTCCGCCTTAGCTTCCTTAATACCTCCTTTCAGGTTGGCATGAGCGGCTCTATACAGAACTCTATTACCAGATCTGAAGGCAGCGTCGTGGGCTCTGAGGAGTGTTCGGACCTGTTTGGTCATCCAAGGTTTCTGGTTTGGGAAAACCCGAATGTTTTTGTCCACAGTCACATTTCCGATACAGAACGTGGTATAGTCCAGTACCGTTCCAGTTAATGTTTCTAGCTCTTGATGTTCAAAtaatcccagtctgtctgttcgaAGCAGTCCTGTAGATTGGAGAATGCATCGTCAGGCCAGGTGGTAACGGTCTTTATAGTGGTCGTGACACTGCGTCTGAGGGGGGTGTGGGCaggggagagcaggagggagaggaggatggCCTGATTGGCCGAGGTGGGGGAAAGGTATGGCTCTATATGCATGCTTAATGTTGGagtaaacatgatccagagtGTTCGCCCCTCTAGTAAAACCACTGTCATTGCTCTCATGTCATGACTCCGCCCAACcggaatgtgtttttaaatgacttttgtaTGTTAATAGTTATGTCATTTTAATTAGTCTATGGACAACATCGACGTTTTAACTCAGTGGGTGGAATTACCAGACGGTCCCTAAGCCAACATTTGCAAACATTATGCAAGTATGCCATACATAGCTAATATCTCCAACTCAAAGAATAAGACAAGAAGAAAGTATAAATGAGGTATATTTGAAGTCTTTTGCATTTTTGAGCAAAAATTGGGTTAATGCCCACTGGTAGTTAATGTTTACTGTTAGTTAATGCCCACTGGTAGTTAATGCCCACTGGTGGTTAATGTTTACTGTTAGTTAATGCCCACTGGTAGTTAATGCCCACTGGTGGTTCATGTTTACTGTTAGTTAATGCCCACTGGTAGTTAATGTTTACTGTTAGTTAATGCCCACTGGTGGTTCATGTTTACTGTTAGTTACCGTTGTTTACAGTAATACCTGTGATCAGTGTTATACATCCTGCTCATTAAGGAAAATTCCCTATGATGATATGACTGTGATCAGCTATTTGCTGGTAGATTAATTATTCTATTTCCTATTCTATTTTCACAGTGTCAGAGCTGAGGATTATTATTTTGGGGAAAAGTTTTCCACAGACCTCCACTGTGGGAAACTTCATCCTGGGCAGATCAGCGTTTGAGACTGAAGATCGTCCACATTCAGTAGAGCGTCACTGTGAGAGTGTCGGAGGACATGTGGAGGGAagacatcaccatcatcaacacaCCTCATCTGTACGACCCTAAACTCTCTAATGAGGAGCTGAATCGGAAAATAAAAGAGTGTGTTTCATGTTCTAGACCTGGACCTCATGCATTTTTACTTGTGGTACAGCCTCATGACtttacacagaaagacagaaacctACTGAGATACATCCTGAACTCCTTCGGCGATCAAGCCATAAACTACTCCATTGTGATAAACACAGACAGTGGGTTTAATACATCAGAAGATGAATTAAGATTCACTGCCATTCAGGAGTTAACAGAGGAATGTCATGGGAGGCATCACAGTTTTTCACAGTTACACGAATCGAGCAGGAGCTCAGTTTGTCAGCTGTTTGAGAAGTTAGAGAAGTCGTTTAAACCTGATGGTGAGCCTGCTGCAGAACTACAGGTTTTCCTCAAGACACAATCAAGACAAACCAGTTAAATGTAACAGGAAGTGTTCAAAGGAATAGCAAGACACTCTGCGATGCGCACACACTCAAATCTCCAAATCTCACACCAACCTACATTACCCTTAATGCACTGCACCTGAATATTAACCATTTACTCCAATGTATTTTCATATCACCTACACAAATTCTGTTAAACTTCTTTTATCTAGATAATGAAAAAGCATGCGTGTGACCTGTGGCACACCTGAAATTATACGGAATCCTGCTTCAAAGGCTCTCCGAGCAGTGAATGGTGGCAGCATTGAAACAGAAAATATACAGCCACTAATTTCCATACTTTAATTAGGATGAATTTCCATTGATCCACAGTACataatgactttattattttataatcataGAATTATGGTGTGACACCCTGGTTTTATGAGGAATTGATTAGACAGGAGGTAGGAGTGAGGAGGAGCAGTGCTGTATTTGTTTGGCTTGTATCTCTGTACTTTCAGATCAATTCGGACATCagtcaaaaacaagaaaacatgcTCTCATTCTCCCTGActccgccctccattcacaaactagCGTTTAACCATGCTTCTGACACAACAAACGACAAATCTTAATTTGACGCAAATCTTAACACACAGATCTTAAttaataatctttaaaaatatatattaaaatcttCTACTGTGAgcactttatatacacttaaatcaaaattattcaccccccattgcaaatcaagtttattgacagaatgtacagactttcagctgtttgcgataaacaaatgtaattgtaacagttcaacacaatgaatgcttcaagtgtttttttgccaaattcaactgaaatggaacttataatgacttctccagtctcaaaattattcaccagctgaatagaatccctcacaacagcacaagtaTGCAGAGCAGGTGTTGTCCCAAGCACACTtgatcaagggcttcattaactgcaccaggtgtgcttgagctggaacacgtgaaatacctgaactggctaggggtagaaaatgtatgaaatacctggaacaggacagaaaaaggaagctgtcaATGGCTGCAActagatttctgagaaggcagggtGTGAGAAACCATCGAGTGATTGCAAAAGACCTGCACGTACACTTAGCAGAATTTTAGATATTATAAATAAGCTACTAGTCAGTAACAGACCCTCCAAAAGGTTACATTCAGTACTTCAGTGGAATTTCTGTGAACctctgtctaaaaaaaaatcataacatgTATTGTCTCCTAactgctgtttttacattttattcacagaCTTGACCGCTCACCAGAAACAAGATGAGCAAGCAGTACAAGGACAGGTAAGCAGATTCTTATTCAGTCCTGGTCAGATATCAACTTTCTAGGGTTGAGCTGTACTAAAATTTCCATACCCGTGTACTGACTGACATGGCatgttccagaaaaaaaactagGACTTAGGCTTTTGCCCTCATGGAAATTTCAGATTCTATTAACAAGCAGTTGGTATACTtatgtacaacacacacactgtaacattctgaagcagagcatgattagtatgcagtattccagcatgataatgaccccaaacacacctccaagacgaccactgccttgctaaagaagctgagggtgaaggtgatggactaaaccctattgagcatctgtggggcattctcaaatggaaaatggaggagcacaaggtctcgaacatccaccagctccgtgatgtcatcatggaggagtggaagaggactccagtagcaacctgtgaagctctggtgaaccccatgcccaagagggttaaggcagtgctggaaaataatggtggccacacaaaatattgacactttgggcccaatttggacattttcacttaggggtgtactcactttagTTTCCAgatgtttagacattaatgcaggggtcgggaacctttTTGACTGAGAGAGCCATGAACgccacatattttaaaatttaattccGTGAGAGCcatacaatatgtttaaaactaaatacaagtaaatgtgtgcattttatataagaccaacacttttaaagtacaataagtctctgaattatttttaataacgtTGTTATGCTGTTGCTAACCAATGATGAATAAAGTACTTCTTACCATTAATGCGACTTCTGGTGCTGCATGGTTTTGCTGTTGGCTTTGTAGTCTGGTTGATACGTGGTGAGGTTAAGCTTCATGCAGGCGTTGAGACTTCCATCCGTTAAACGTGATCGTGGGTTGGTCTTAATGTTCTTTAGATGTGAGAAAGGCTGCCCACATGCATACATAGAGCCAAACATTGTCAGTACAGCAATACTCACACGCTGCAGTGTGTGCTATGTGACGGGAAGCGCGTTCCAAGTTTTGACAATCAGCTGGTCCTCGGGTTGaagttttttcatttctccccACTTGTGTTTGCTCGCCAACTCTACTTGCTGTCGTGCAGGTCTTTCCAAATCTTCATTCAGTGACTTGAACTTATTCACCCACGTGTCTGAGGGCTTCAGGTCAGCAGCTTGCAGCTCAAAATCTCTGACGGAGACACCGGAGATGTAACTCAGGTCGGCGCTGTCCACTGCACACTCGTGTGGATGGGTGATGAACTTAAAAAGACGAGTGTGCTCACGAAATTCTCCAAAGCGCGCTTTGAATGACTGCAGGAGATTAGATGTGAAGCCCGCGATGTAGTACGGCGTGTGTCGAAGTGCCACTTTATATTTGACCGTTTCATCGATGCAATTTTATCATTGCATATTAGACACACTGCAGAACCTGCTCTCTCCACAAAGGCGAATTCCTCTGTCCATTCCTGCTGAAAAGTACGAtactcatctttttttcttttagccatcTTCTTCGATAAAAGGGTTTCTGcaattagctagctgactaCTTGATTAAAAGGAGGGTTTTAATCAAAGTTTACTTCCTGACCTCACAACGACCCGTGTACGTTATGCATTATCCAATAAAAATTTGGTGTTGTCCCGGAGGACAGCTGTGATTGGCTCCAGCCACCCGCAACCATGAACATGAGCGGTAGGAAATGAATGGATTGAaatacatgagaatgttttatatttttaacgttattatttttttattattaaatatttgtctGCGAGCCAGATGCAGCCATTAAAAGAGCCACATCTGGCTCGCGAGCcataggttcccgacccctgcattaatggctgtgtgtggagttattttgaggggacagcaaatttacactgttacacaagtttacactgttacacccacacacacacacacacattgttagaTATAATGACTAatcaaataacataaataatatttacgGACAGACTGAAGGCTTTTCTGGTGATTTGCTCTTTTTAAATGACCGAAGCTGAAAGTCCGCCCTCTGGCTGATGTGCGCATGCGCGTTGTTGTTATTCTCTGTTGACTGCGTATTTCTCAATCTGATGTCACACACTTAGGGAGTCCGGCTCTTCTCTCAGTATCTTCATGTGGAAACCAGATCATCATCAACAATGAGGCGAGTAGGTTTTCTTACTCCTATCTGTGACtctttaacaataataataatagtaataataataaaattcaatgACTGTGTGGAATCTTCTCTCTGACTATTTAGTAAACAAGATAAAATTCAGAAGGACTTCCTTCTTCCGGATCTCAaaaaaggtaaatgtttataaacatgTCTACGACTAAACTCTgatgttaaataatataaataagcgTCGGTGTGATGTGTGGTTGTGATTAATTCTATGCTTGTTTAGATGGGGTGAAGCTTTATCTCCAGAAGATCAGAAAAGTTGCTTCAGATAACAGGGGGTCAGAGATTAAACTGAAAAAGGTAGAAGAGTACAGTTTCAAGGTCGGAACTTTGGAAGAAACATCGTACAAAGATGAGCCCGACATGGTCGATGAGTGGGAGCAGTTCTACCTCCCAGAACACATGTTCATGGAGGTGATTGGTGTTTTTGAGGAGTTCCCCTGTTGCTCCCCCAATGGTGATCTGGTGCTGATGGTGTGTGAGGACGAGAAGGTGTTTGCTTTTGAAGATGAGACGCTGCATCTCGTCTCAAACAACCTCGAAGAGCTGTTTAAGAACGGCCTCCAGTTTCCAGGAACCGAGCAGTATTACCGTGGGCAAACCTTTGAGGACATGGTGAGTTCATcactgtttctcatttaaaTTCACACTAAATGAACTCTTTCATGTAAAGTGTCTACACTTATGGAGAATCAATTCGAGGCTGTTTTTAAGAAAAGATGCCAAGTGTAATTTAACATAAACCAGAGGCTGTTTGTCTTTCTGAACACCTCTGATAGATCTTTACAAACCTTTTACACAATATCACAGATCAAATTCTCCAGTGAGCATCTttgtttactattttatttaatttaacagttTTATGTTTAGCAATTACAGTGAATTGTAAATAATAAcctaatataaaaatgatataattaaatattatttatttaaaaaacatctcGGTGCAGACTCTttaattaatgcattttatctttgttttattaaagataagagtttagtttgtttttacCTCCTTAATCAGATGCGTCATGCAACAGTCTCAggacatatatatttttaacatcaaCAATATCACTTCATGTTTTTTCTTAGACTAactttacaggaaaatatcatTTCTGCAATTAAAACAAGTCAAATAAAGTGCATGAAAAGGTTAATGTAACTTCTCAGGAGCAGGTTATTCTGTACATTCTGAAATGGGGGTTAAATATTGGGATTAGTGGAAGATTACCgttatgtttaatgtaaatgtacaaggTTTAAGCGTGTGAAACTTTGCTGATAAATGCTGCTTTTTCGTGTCTGTCTGTAGACCGAAGAAGATTGGGACAGGGTGAGGGAATCAGACGGAttgaaggagaagaggaaggaaCACCAGGAACTGCTGGAGAGTATGAAGGACTCCTTTCTCAACAACCTGAACATCATCATGGGGAGAAAGCGAGTCGTGGTGAGAAATACAGAGTGGTGTTTACTGAGCTGTCGCTATCGCTATCGgagatataaataattataggcCAGAGTACGCCTAATAAATCTTTATTCAGCGTGTTTCATGTATATTTCACAACACAAAGTGCTTAACGACCGACCATGGAAATAACCATTTCAATTATTTCTtgcaaatgtatacatttttataaatattttatttcttattttattgctGTACATCGGTGAGCACTCTAAGTTGtacaatataaatgtttttgtcttttaaagtGTCAGGACcactttaaacttttaaaagtgaCTAATAGgcagaaaagtaaataaataaaaatgtaaaaactaaaTCAATCGTCACTGATGCACATATAAGGTGTGTGAGCCTTTTTATATTTAAGATAACAAA
This genomic interval carries:
- the LOC128600985 gene encoding uncharacterized protein LOC128600985 — its product is MSKQDKIQKDFLLPDLKKDGVKLYLQKIRKVASDNRGSEIKLKKVEEYSFKVGTLEETSYKDEPDMVDEWEQFYLPEHMFMEVIGVFEEFPCCSPNGDLVLMVCEDEKVFAFEDETLHLVSNNLEELFKNGLQFPGTEQYYRGQTFEDMTEEDWDRVRESDGLKEKRKEHQELLESMKDSFLNNLNIIMGRKRVVTILAACNMHCLMNSPLSRRAESRRTQEGNHSFSNCRTGTTWAASCRTFRQPEGPLWWGGTDATPASDWRTQWRNSTTQATAEEDKRARFRLYGRREDRSDKTDSVQARRDRRVVRVPPTEDAGPGKPSPPSGESRLRHE